The Pseudomonas baetica genome includes a region encoding these proteins:
- a CDS encoding AAA family ATPase, protein MKFEGTQAYVATDDLKLAVNAAITLERPLLVKGEPGTGKTMLAEQLAESFNARLITWHIKSTTKAHQGLYEYDAVSRLRDSQLGNEKVHDVRNYLKKGKLWEAFESEERVILLIDEIDKADIEFPNDLLQELDKMEFYVYEIDETIKAKKRPIIIITSNNEKELPDAFLRRCFFHYIAFPDRTTLQKIVDVHYPDIKKDLVSEALDVFFDVRKVPGLKKKPSTSELVDWLKLLMADNIGEAVLRERDPTKAIPPLAGALVKNEQDVQLLERLAFMSRRGTR, encoded by the coding sequence ATGAAGTTCGAAGGCACCCAGGCCTACGTCGCCACCGATGACCTGAAGCTGGCGGTCAACGCCGCCATCACCCTGGAGCGGCCGCTGCTGGTCAAGGGCGAACCGGGCACCGGCAAGACCATGCTCGCCGAGCAACTGGCCGAATCATTCAATGCCAGGTTGATCACCTGGCACATCAAGTCCACCACCAAGGCCCACCAAGGCCTGTACGAGTACGACGCGGTCAGCCGTCTGCGCGATTCGCAACTGGGCAACGAAAAAGTCCACGATGTTCGTAACTACTTGAAGAAAGGCAAGCTCTGGGAGGCGTTCGAGTCTGAAGAGCGGGTCATTTTGCTGATCGACGAAATCGACAAGGCCGACATCGAGTTCCCCAACGACCTGCTGCAAGAACTCGACAAGATGGAGTTCTACGTTTACGAGATCGACGAGACCATCAAGGCGAAAAAGCGCCCGATCATCATCATTACCTCCAACAACGAGAAAGAGCTGCCGGACGCCTTCCTGCGTCGCTGCTTCTTCCACTACATCGCCTTCCCCGACCGCACCACCCTGCAGAAAATCGTCGACGTGCACTACCCGGACATCAAGAAGGATCTGGTCAGCGAAGCGCTGGACGTGTTCTTCGACGTGCGCAAGGTGCCGGGCCTGAAGAAGAAGCCATCAACGTCGGAGCTGGTCGACTGGCTGAAACTGCTGATGGCCGACAACATCGGCGAAGCCGTATTGCGCGAACGCGATCCGACCAAAGCGATTCCGCCGCTGGCCGGCGCCTTGGTGAAAAACGAGCAAGACGTGCAACTGCTTGAGCGCCTGGCGTTCATGAGCCGTCGCGGCACCCGCTAA
- a CDS encoding DUF748 domain-containing protein yields the protein MKRRYSWPLWTFAGVVVLLIAAHIALPYLVRDYLNGKLANMGDYRGQITDVDLAWWRGAYKINGLKIVKVDGKVPVPFVNAPLIDLSVSWHSLWYDHAVVAQVQFIKPEVNFVDGGANKQNSQTGQGTDWREQLGKLLPITLDEVQIHDGRVTFRNFNSKPPVNMNATNVDASIYNLTNVVDKEGKRDARFEGKALLLGHAPLETTATFDPLSNFEDFEFRLRAKDIELKRMNDFASAYGKFDFNAGHGDVVIEAKAEKAKVTGYIKPLLRDVDVFDWQQDVENKNKGLFRSVWEALVGGTETVLKNQIKNQFATRVQLSGNVHQQNINGFEAFLQILRNGFVQAFNARYERPKPDEG from the coding sequence ATGAAGCGTCGTTACAGCTGGCCGTTATGGACATTTGCAGGCGTTGTCGTGCTGCTGATCGCAGCGCACATCGCCCTGCCCTATCTGGTGCGCGACTATCTGAACGGCAAGCTGGCGAACATGGGCGACTACCGTGGACAGATCACCGATGTCGACCTGGCGTGGTGGCGCGGTGCTTACAAGATCAACGGCCTGAAGATCGTCAAGGTCGACGGCAAAGTGCCTGTGCCTTTCGTCAATGCGCCGCTGATTGATCTGTCAGTGAGCTGGCATTCGCTCTGGTACGACCATGCCGTGGTAGCGCAGGTGCAGTTCATCAAACCGGAAGTGAATTTCGTTGACGGTGGGGCCAACAAGCAGAATTCCCAGACCGGTCAGGGCACTGACTGGCGCGAGCAACTGGGCAAGTTGCTGCCGATTACCCTCGATGAAGTCCAGATCCACGATGGTCGCGTCACATTCCGCAATTTCAACTCCAAACCGCCCGTTAACATGAACGCCACCAACGTCGACGCCAGCATCTACAACTTGACCAACGTGGTCGACAAAGAGGGCAAACGCGATGCGCGTTTCGAAGGCAAAGCTTTGTTGTTGGGCCACGCCCCTCTGGAAACCACCGCGACCTTCGATCCGCTGAGCAACTTCGAAGACTTCGAGTTTCGCCTTCGCGCAAAAGACATCGAGCTCAAGCGCATGAATGACTTCGCCTCGGCTTATGGCAAGTTCGACTTCAACGCCGGGCATGGCGACGTGGTGATTGAAGCAAAAGCCGAAAAAGCCAAAGTGACCGGTTACATCAAACCGTTGCTGCGCGATGTCGATGTGTTCGACTGGCAGCAAGACGTTGAAAACAAGAATAAAGGTCTGTTCCGCTCGGTCTGGGAAGCACTGGTCGGTGGTACCGAAACCGTGTTGAAAAACCAGATCAAAAACCAGTTCGCTACCCGCGTGCAACTCAGCGGTAACGTGCACCAGCAAAATATCAACGGGTTCGAAGCGTTTTTGCAGATTTTGCGCAATGGATTTGTTCAGGCTTTCAATGCACGGTATGAGCGACCGAAGCCGGATGAAGGTTAA
- a CDS encoding aspartyl/asparaginyl beta-hydroxylase domain-containing protein, with translation MTFSLAAKVLVLLLFVGSILYVHLRGKARLPVLRQFVNHSALFAPYNTLMYLFSGVPSKPYLDRSKFPELDVLRDNWETIRDEAMHLFDEGYIRAAEKNNDAGFGSFFKKGWKRFYLKWYDKPLPSAETLCPKTVALVSAIPNVKGAMFALLPGGSHLNPHRDPFAGSLRYHLGLSTPNSDDCRIFVDGQVYAWRDGEDVMFDETYVHWVKNETDKTRVILFCDIERPLSNRLMTRINRFISGWLGRATAPQNLDDERVGGINQAYAWSKSFSDKFSGVVKQWKRRNPKAYRVLRPVLAVVVLTLLGYWLFG, from the coding sequence ATGACCTTTTCGTTAGCCGCCAAGGTGTTGGTGTTGCTGCTGTTTGTGGGCAGCATCCTCTATGTGCATTTGCGCGGTAAGGCGCGCCTGCCGGTGCTGCGCCAGTTCGTCAACCACTCGGCATTGTTCGCCCCGTATAACACCTTGATGTACTTGTTCTCGGGTGTACCGTCCAAGCCTTATCTGGATCGCAGCAAGTTCCCGGAACTGGACGTACTGCGCGATAACTGGGAAACCATCCGCGACGAAGCCATGCACCTGTTCGACGAGGGTTACATCCGCGCCGCCGAGAAGAACAACGACGCCGGTTTCGGCTCGTTCTTCAAGAAGGGCTGGAAGCGTTTCTATCTCAAGTGGTACGACAAACCGCTGCCATCGGCTGAAACCTTGTGCCCGAAAACCGTGGCGCTGGTCAGTGCCATCCCTAACGTCAAAGGCGCCATGTTCGCGCTGTTGCCGGGCGGCAGCCACCTTAACCCGCACCGCGATCCGTTCGCCGGTTCCCTGCGTTATCACCTCGGCCTGTCGACACCGAACTCCGACGATTGCCGGATCTTCGTCGACGGTCAGGTTTACGCCTGGCGCGACGGTGAGGACGTGATGTTCGACGAGACCTACGTGCATTGGGTCAAGAACGAAACCGACAAGACCCGCGTCATCCTGTTCTGCGACATCGAACGTCCGCTGAGCAACCGTCTGATGACCCGCATCAACCGCTTCATCAGTGGCTGGCTCGGCCGCGCGACTGCGCCACAGAATCTTGATGATGAACGCGTCGGCGGGATCAACCAGGCCTACGCCTGGAGCAAGAGCTTCAGTGACAAGTTCAGCGGTGTGGTCAAACAGTGGAAACGCCGCAATCCCAAGGCCTACCGTGTGTTGCGGCCAGTGCTGGCGGTGGTGGTGCTGACATTGCTGGGGTATTGGCTGTTTGGTTGA
- a CDS encoding DMT family transporter → MFVLSKKSALAAASTSLFVLLWSSGAIFSKWGLAHASPFAFLLIRFAIALCGLVLLMPLLKLKLPKGGRPMLFAIATGVVLLGAYQIFYLLALNTKVTPGVMATIMGVQPILTVVLMERQRSASRMFGLALGLAGLIMVVYQGIGLAGMSWAGMLFGLLALASMTLGSIMQKRITDNPLGTLPVQYLAGLLLCAIFVPFQPFHFEHTAGFIVPVLWMGLVVSVLATLLLYRLIARGNLVNVTSLFYLVPAVTAVMDYLIFGNRLATLSLFGMLLIVIGLAFVFRKTA, encoded by the coding sequence ATGTTTGTCCTTTCGAAAAAGTCCGCGCTCGCGGCGGCGTCCACGAGCCTGTTCGTTCTGCTGTGGAGCAGCGGGGCGATTTTCTCCAAATGGGGCCTGGCCCACGCGTCACCGTTTGCCTTTCTGTTGATCCGCTTTGCCATCGCCCTGTGCGGGTTGGTGCTGCTGATGCCGTTGCTCAAGCTGAAGTTGCCCAAGGGCGGCCGGCCGATGCTGTTTGCGATTGCCACCGGTGTGGTGTTGTTGGGGGCGTATCAGATTTTCTATCTGTTGGCTCTGAACACCAAAGTCACCCCGGGGGTGATGGCGACCATCATGGGCGTGCAGCCGATTCTCACCGTTGTACTGATGGAGCGGCAGCGCTCGGCGAGCCGGATGTTTGGTCTGGCGTTGGGGCTGGCCGGGCTGATCATGGTGGTGTATCAGGGCATCGGGCTGGCCGGGATGTCGTGGGCGGGGATGCTGTTCGGTCTGCTGGCGCTGGCGAGCATGACGCTGGGTTCGATCATGCAGAAACGCATCACCGACAATCCCCTCGGCACGCTACCGGTGCAGTACCTGGCCGGACTGTTGTTGTGCGCGATCTTTGTGCCGTTCCAGCCGTTTCACTTCGAGCACACTGCCGGTTTCATCGTGCCGGTGTTGTGGATGGGGCTGGTGGTGTCGGTGCTGGCGACGCTGTTGCTGTATCGGCTGATCGCACGGGGCAATCTGGTGAATGTCACCAGTCTGTTCTATTTGGTGCCGGCGGTGACGGCAGTGATGGACTACCTGATTTTCGGCAACCGACTGGCGACGTTGAGCTTGTTCGGCATGCTGTTGATCGTCATTGGTCTGGCATTCGTCTTCCGTAAAACAGCGTAA
- the cysK gene encoding cysteine synthase A, producing the protein MSRIFADNAHSIGNTPLVQINRIAPRGVTILAKIEGRNPGYSVKCRIGANMIWDAESSGKLKPGMTIVEPTSGNTGIGLAFVAAARGYKLMLTMPASMSIERRKVLKALGAELVLTEPAKGMKGAIQKATEIVASDTGKYFMPAQFDNPANPAIHEKTTGPEIWNDTDGAVDVLVAGVGTGGTITGVSRYIKNTQGKPILSVAVEPVSSPVITQALAGEEIKPSPHKIQGIGAGFVPKNLDLSMVDRVERVTDEESKAMALRLMQEEGILCGISCGAAMAVAVRLAETPEMQGKTIVVILPDSGERYLSSMLFSDLFTEQENQR; encoded by the coding sequence ATGAGCCGTATTTTTGCTGACAACGCCCATTCCATCGGTAACACGCCGCTGGTGCAGATCAATCGCATCGCGCCGCGTGGCGTGACCATCCTGGCCAAGATCGAGGGGCGTAACCCCGGTTATTCGGTCAAGTGTCGTATCGGCGCCAACATGATCTGGGACGCTGAAAGCAGCGGCAAACTCAAACCAGGCATGACCATCGTCGAGCCGACGTCGGGTAATACCGGCATCGGTCTGGCTTTCGTGGCTGCCGCCCGTGGCTACAAGTTGATGCTGACCATGCCGGCGTCGATGAGCATCGAGCGGCGCAAAGTCCTCAAGGCGCTGGGCGCCGAACTGGTGCTGACCGAACCGGCCAAAGGCATGAAAGGTGCGATCCAGAAGGCCACTGAGATTGTTGCCAGCGATACAGGCAAATACTTCATGCCGGCGCAGTTCGATAACCCCGCCAACCCGGCGATTCACGAAAAAACCACCGGCCCGGAAATCTGGAACGACACCGATGGCGCGGTCGATGTGCTGGTGGCGGGTGTCGGTACCGGCGGAACCATCACCGGTGTTTCGCGGTATATCAAGAATACCCAGGGCAAACCGATTCTCTCTGTGGCCGTCGAGCCGGTGTCTTCACCGGTCATTACTCAGGCCCTGGCTGGCGAAGAAATCAAGCCGAGCCCGCACAAGATTCAGGGCATCGGTGCCGGTTTTGTACCGAAGAACCTGGACTTGTCGATGGTTGACCGGGTAGAGCGGGTTACCGACGAAGAGTCCAAGGCGATGGCTCTGCGCTTGATGCAGGAAGAAGGCATCTTGTGCGGTATTTCCTGCGGCGCGGCCATGGCGGTCGCGGTGCGTCTGGCCGAAACGCCTGAGATGCAGGGCAAGACCATCGTGGTGATTCTGCCGGACTCCGGTGAACGCTACCTGTCGAGCATGCTGTTCAGCGATCTGTTCACCGAGCAGGAGAACCAGCGGTAA
- a CDS encoding vWA domain-containing protein — MLLNLFNEMRAAKVPVSVRELLDLINALKQRVIFADMDEFYYLSRAILVKDERHFDKFDRAFGAYFNGLEKLDDHLQALIPEDWLRKEFERSLSDEERAQIQSLGGLDKLIEEFKKRLEEQKERHAGGNKWIGTGGTSPFGSGGFNPEGIRVGDAGKRQGKAVKVWDQREYKNLDDSVELGTRNIKVALRRLRKFARQGAAEELDIDGTIDHTAKDAGLLNIQMRPERRNTVKLLLLFDIGGSMDAHVKICEELFSACKTEFKHLEYFYFHNFIYESVWKNNMRRTSERFSTQDLLHKYGADYKVIFIGDAAMAPYEITQAGGSVEHWNEEPGYLWMQRFMEKYKKLIWINPYPKDTWGYTSSTNIVRDLIEDQMYPLTLRGLEEGMRFLSK; from the coding sequence ATGTTGCTCAACCTGTTCAATGAAATGCGTGCAGCCAAGGTGCCGGTGTCGGTGCGCGAGCTGCTCGACCTGATCAACGCGCTGAAACAGCGCGTGATCTTCGCCGACATGGACGAGTTCTATTACTTGTCGCGGGCGATTCTGGTGAAGGACGAACGGCATTTCGACAAGTTCGACCGTGCGTTCGGCGCCTACTTCAATGGCCTGGAAAAACTCGACGATCACCTTCAGGCGCTGATTCCCGAAGATTGGTTGCGCAAGGAGTTCGAACGCTCGCTGAGCGACGAAGAACGCGCGCAGATCCAGTCCCTCGGCGGGCTGGACAAACTGATTGAAGAGTTCAAGAAGCGCCTGGAAGAACAGAAGGAGCGTCACGCCGGCGGCAACAAATGGATTGGTACCGGCGGCACCAGCCCGTTCGGTTCCGGCGGTTTCAACCCGGAAGGCATTCGGGTCGGCGATGCCGGCAAGCGCCAGGGCAAAGCGGTGAAGGTCTGGGATCAGCGCGAGTACAAGAACCTCGACGATTCCGTCGAACTAGGCACGCGCAACATCAAGGTCGCCCTGCGCCGCCTGCGTAAATTCGCCCGTCAGGGTGCGGCGGAGGAGCTGGACATCGACGGCACCATCGACCACACCGCCAAGGACGCCGGCCTGCTGAACATTCAGATGCGCCCGGAACGGCGCAACACGGTGAAGCTGCTGTTGCTGTTCGACATCGGCGGTTCTATGGATGCACACGTGAAGATCTGCGAGGAGTTGTTCTCGGCCTGCAAGACCGAGTTCAAGCATCTGGAGTATTTCTACTTCCACAACTTCATTTATGAATCGGTGTGGAAGAACAACATGCGCCGCACTTCCGAGCGTTTCTCCACTCAGGATCTGCTGCACAAGTACGGCGCCGACTACAAAGTGATCTTTATCGGCGATGCCGCCATGGCGCCTTATGAAATTACCCAGGCTGGCGGCAGTGTCGAGCACTGGAACGAAGAGCCGGGTTATCTGTGGATGCAGCGCTTCATGGAGAAATACAAGAAGCTCATCTGGATCAATCCGTACCCGAAAGATACCTGGGGCTACACCTCGTCGACCAACATCGTGCGGGACTTGATCGAGGATCAGATGTATCCGCTGACGTTGCGTGGTTTGGAAGAAGGCATGCGGTTTTTGTCCAAATGA
- a CDS encoding LysR family transcriptional regulator encodes MTRIPDANVIHSRLRLRQLRLMLALQEFGSLRRAADHIGMTQPAATKMLHEAEDLLGVELFERLPRGMRSTPFGETVIYYARMVFAELSGMREELVALESGNLGRVAVGAIPALASGLLTRTIATLKQSHPRLSMSIQVDTSDVLVQALLQDQLDIVLGRIPAGARAEELLFDSLGEEALCVIAGAQNPLAKEKNLSWAELQNMTWVLQQQPSPMRAIINQVFHNARVDIPSSIVETTSIMTLLSLIQQTDMLGVTPVSVVEDYPGRDLLAVLPIKFEARLPPFGLITRRHRIQSSAMQAFMNSVRAEHALSK; translated from the coding sequence ATGACCCGAATTCCTGATGCCAACGTGATCCACAGCCGCCTGCGTCTGCGCCAGTTGCGGCTGATGCTGGCGTTGCAGGAATTCGGCTCGCTGCGCCGCGCCGCCGACCACATCGGCATGACCCAACCGGCGGCGACCAAAATGCTCCACGAGGCCGAGGATTTGCTCGGCGTCGAGCTGTTCGAGCGCTTGCCCCGGGGCATGCGCTCGACGCCGTTTGGCGAGACGGTGATCTATTACGCACGCATGGTCTTCGCCGAACTCAGCGGCATGCGTGAAGAATTGGTAGCGCTGGAGTCGGGCAATCTCGGACGGGTAGCGGTCGGGGCGATTCCGGCGCTGGCCTCGGGTTTGCTGACGCGCACCATTGCGACCTTGAAGCAAAGCCATCCGCGCCTGTCGATGAGCATCCAGGTCGACACCAGCGACGTGCTGGTGCAGGCGCTGTTGCAGGATCAACTGGACATCGTGCTGGGCCGAATTCCCGCCGGAGCGCGGGCAGAAGAATTGCTCTTCGACAGCCTCGGCGAAGAAGCCTTGTGTGTGATTGCCGGCGCGCAGAATCCACTGGCAAAAGAGAAAAACCTCAGCTGGGCGGAACTGCAAAACATGACCTGGGTGCTGCAACAGCAGCCAAGCCCGATGCGTGCGATCATCAATCAGGTGTTCCACAACGCCCGGGTCGACATCCCCAGCAGCATCGTCGAAACCACCTCGATCATGACCTTGTTATCATTGATCCAGCAGACCGACATGCTCGGTGTGACGCCGGTGTCGGTGGTCGAGGACTATCCTGGTCGCGATCTGCTGGCGGTGCTGCCGATCAAGTTTGAGGCGCGCCTGCCACCGTTCGGCCTGATCACCCGCCGTCATCGGATTCAATCGTCGGCGATGCAGGCGTTCATGAATTCGGTACGGGCCGAACATGCGTTGAGCAAATGA